A window from Pseudomonas kribbensis encodes these proteins:
- the msuE gene encoding FMN reductase, with product MSRPLKVVALSGGTWRPSRTLVLTQALLTELSGHLPVESHLIELGDIARPLGAALSRQELPAEIEAELQAIEQADLLIVAAPVYRGSYPGLLKHLFDLIDLNALIDTTVLLAATGGSERHALVLDHQLRPLFSFFQAVTLPIGVYATEADFADYQITSEPLKARIRLAAERAAPLFGAHLKPLLKIA from the coding sequence ATGTCGCGTCCACTGAAAGTCGTCGCCCTGTCCGGCGGAACCTGGCGTCCATCGCGAACCCTGGTGCTGACCCAGGCCCTGCTGACCGAATTGTCCGGGCACCTGCCCGTCGAGAGTCATCTGATCGAACTCGGCGACATCGCCCGCCCGCTAGGCGCCGCGTTGTCCCGTCAGGAGTTGCCAGCGGAGATCGAGGCCGAGCTGCAAGCCATCGAACAGGCGGACCTGTTGATCGTCGCGGCGCCGGTGTATCGCGGCTCGTACCCTGGACTGCTCAAGCACCTGTTCGACCTGATCGACCTGAATGCGCTGATCGACACCACTGTGCTGCTCGCCGCCACCGGTGGCAGCGAACGCCATGCGCTGGTCCTCGATCACCAGCTGCGCCCGCTGTTCAGTTTCTTCCAGGCCGTAACCCTGCCGATCGGCGTGTACGCCACCGAAGCCGATTTCGCCGACTACCAGATCACCAGCGAGCCGCTGAAAGCGCGCATCCGTCTGGCCGCCGAACGCGCCGCGCCGCTGTTCGGTGCTCACCTCAAACCGTTGCTGAAAATCGCTTAA
- the ssuD gene encoding FMNH2-dependent alkanesulfonate monooxygenase produces the protein MDVFWFLPTHGDGHYLGTTQGARPVTLNYLKQVAQAADSLGYHGVLIPTGRSCEDSWVIASALVPLTEHLRYLVAIRPGIISPTVSARMAATLDRLSNGRLLINVVTGGDPDENRGDGSFLSHSERYEVTDEFLKIWRRVLQGEAVDFEGKHLKVQNAKALYPPVQKPYPPLYFGGSSDAAHDLAAEQVDVYLTWGEPPAAVAEKLADVRERAARHGRKVKFGIRLHVIVRETAEEAWKAADKLIEHISDETIEAAQKSFSRFDSEGQRRMAALHDGRRDNLEIAPNLWAGVGLVRGGAGTALVGDPQQVAARIKEYADLGIESFIFSGYPHLEEAYRFAELVFPLLPEPYASLAGRGVTNLTGPFGEMIANDVLPAKANA, from the coding sequence ATGGATGTTTTCTGGTTCCTGCCGACCCACGGCGACGGGCACTATCTGGGCACCACCCAAGGCGCGCGCCCGGTCACCCTCAATTACCTGAAACAAGTGGCGCAAGCCGCCGACAGCCTCGGTTACCACGGCGTGCTGATTCCCACCGGGCGCTCCTGCGAAGACTCGTGGGTGATCGCCTCGGCGCTGGTGCCGCTGACCGAACACCTGCGTTATCTGGTGGCGATCCGTCCGGGGATCATTTCACCGACGGTCTCGGCGCGTATGGCCGCCACTCTGGATCGACTGTCCAACGGCCGCTTGCTGATCAACGTCGTGACCGGCGGTGATCCAGACGAAAACCGTGGCGACGGCAGTTTCCTCAGCCACAGCGAACGCTACGAAGTCACCGACGAATTCCTCAAGATCTGGCGCCGGGTGTTGCAAGGCGAGGCGGTGGATTTCGAAGGCAAACACCTGAAGGTACAAAACGCCAAAGCCCTGTATCCACCGGTGCAGAAACCCTATCCGCCACTGTATTTCGGCGGCTCCTCCGACGCGGCCCACGACCTGGCAGCCGAGCAGGTCGACGTGTACCTGACCTGGGGCGAGCCACCGGCCGCCGTCGCCGAGAAACTCGCCGACGTACGTGAACGCGCCGCACGTCACGGGCGCAAGGTGAAGTTCGGCATTCGCCTGCACGTGATCGTGCGCGAGACCGCCGAAGAAGCCTGGAAAGCGGCGGACAAACTGATCGAACACATCAGCGACGAAACCATCGAGGCTGCGCAGAAATCCTTCTCGCGCTTCGACTCCGAAGGCCAGCGACGCATGGCCGCCCTGCACGACGGGCGCCGCGACAACCTGGAAATCGCTCCAAACCTGTGGGCCGGCGTCGGCCTGGTACGCGGCGGGGCCGGCACTGCATTGGTCGGCGATCCGCAGCAAGTGGCGGCGCGGATCAAGGAATACGCGGACCTGGGCATCGAGAGCTTCATCTTCTCCGGCTACCCGCATCTGGAAGAGGCCTACCGTTTTGCCGAACTGGTCTTCCCGCTGCTGCCCGAGCCATATGCAAGCCTGGCCGGACGCGGCGTCACCAACCTCACCGGGCCGTTCGGCGAAATGATCGCCAACGATGTTCTGCCCGCCAAAGCCAACGCCTGA
- a CDS encoding acyl-CoA dehydrogenase family protein, producing the protein MTAKPQSTLLSPLQTARQLASEFALTAVERDERGGTPKAERDALRDSGLLALSIPTRYGGLGARWSETLEVVREFAKVDSSIAHVFGFHHLMLATVRLFSRPEQWQPWFEQTARQNWFWGNALNPLDTRTVVKDLGGWREFSGKKSFCSGASDSQMLIASAVDESNGGKLLIAAIPSGRSGITLHNDWNNIGQRQTDSGSATFERVRVEESELLLDPGPLSTPFACLRPLIAQLTFTHMFLGIAEGAFEEARQYTLSETRVWHKSSVREVREDPYVLAHYGEFWVALEGIRLLVERAAAMLDEAWSKGPNLSAEERGHLATAIATAKVAASRQGLEICSRLFEVTGARSTHASLRLDRHWRNLRTQTLHDPLDYKLHELGDWALNQSLPVPTFYS; encoded by the coding sequence GTGACTGCCAAACCGCAAAGCACCCTGCTCTCCCCCTTGCAGACCGCCCGCCAACTGGCCTCCGAGTTCGCCCTGACCGCCGTCGAGCGCGACGAACGCGGCGGCACGCCGAAAGCCGAACGCGATGCCCTGCGCGACAGCGGACTGCTGGCCCTGAGCATTCCCACCCGTTACGGCGGCCTCGGTGCACGCTGGAGCGAAACACTGGAAGTCGTGCGCGAGTTCGCCAAAGTCGACAGCTCGATCGCCCACGTCTTCGGTTTTCATCATTTGATGCTGGCTACCGTGCGGCTGTTTTCCCGCCCGGAACAATGGCAACCGTGGTTCGAACAGACCGCGCGACAGAACTGGTTCTGGGGCAACGCGCTCAATCCGCTGGACACCCGCACCGTGGTCAAGGACCTGGGCGGCTGGCGCGAGTTTTCCGGCAAGAAAAGCTTCTGCTCCGGCGCCAGCGATTCGCAGATGCTGATCGCCTCGGCGGTGGACGAAAGCAACGGCGGCAAACTGCTGATCGCGGCGATCCCCAGCGGGCGCAGCGGCATCACTTTGCACAACGACTGGAACAACATCGGCCAGCGCCAGACCGACAGCGGAAGCGCCACGTTCGAACGGGTGCGGGTCGAGGAATCGGAACTGCTGCTGGATCCGGGTCCGTTGAGTACCCCGTTCGCCTGTCTGCGCCCATTGATCGCGCAACTGACGTTCACCCACATGTTCCTCGGCATCGCCGAAGGGGCCTTCGAAGAGGCGCGGCAATACACCCTCAGCGAAACCCGGGTCTGGCACAAATCCTCGGTGCGCGAGGTGCGCGAAGACCCGTATGTGCTGGCCCATTACGGCGAGTTCTGGGTCGCTCTCGAAGGCATCCGTCTGCTGGTGGAGCGCGCCGCTGCGATGCTCGACGAAGCGTGGTCCAAAGGTCCGAACCTGAGTGCCGAAGAGCGTGGTCACCTGGCCACGGCGATTGCCACGGCCAAGGTCGCCGCCAGCCGCCAAGGCCTGGAGATTTGCAGCCGATTGTTCGAAGTCACCGGCGCCCGTTCGACCCACGCATCACTGCGCCTCGACCGACACTGGCGCAACCTGCGCACGCAAACCCTGCACGACCCGCTGGATTACAAACTCCATGAGCTGGGCGACTGGGCGCTGAACCAGTCCCTGCCGGTGCCGACGTTCTATTCCTGA
- a CDS encoding sigma-54 interaction domain-containing protein yields MQLLTLPPSPALATSIRATAQVFEDPKSQALLAHLQQVAPSEASVLIIGETGTGKELVARHIHNLSNRRNRPFIAVNCGAFSESLVEAELFGHEKGAFTGALSAKAGWFEEADGGTLFLDEIGDLPMAIQVKLLRVLQEREVVRLGSRKSIPIDVRVLAATNVQLEKAINAGHFREDLYYRLNVVNLELSPLRERPGDILPLTRHFIEAYSQRLGYGRITISPGAEHKLRGYSWPGNIRELENVIHHTLLICRNGVIERDDLRLSNLRIDRPDDQHGSVDDSPEALLERAFQKLFEQQAGALHEKVEDALLRSAYRFCHYNQVHTAALLGLSRNVTRTRLIKIGELAVNKRRPTENLQGERLIQLSI; encoded by the coding sequence ATGCAACTGCTGACCCTGCCGCCCTCACCCGCCCTGGCCACTTCGATTCGCGCCACTGCCCAGGTGTTCGAAGACCCGAAATCCCAGGCCTTGCTCGCGCATCTGCAACAAGTCGCGCCGAGCGAAGCCAGCGTGCTGATCATCGGCGAAACCGGCACCGGCAAGGAGCTGGTGGCGCGGCACATCCACAACCTCAGCAACCGGCGCAACCGGCCATTCATTGCGGTGAACTGCGGGGCGTTTTCCGAATCGCTGGTGGAAGCCGAATTGTTCGGCCACGAAAAAGGCGCCTTCACCGGCGCCCTCAGTGCCAAGGCCGGGTGGTTCGAAGAGGCGGATGGCGGCACTTTGTTCCTCGATGAGATCGGCGATTTGCCGATGGCGATCCAGGTCAAATTGCTGCGCGTGTTGCAGGAGCGCGAAGTGGTGCGCCTGGGTTCGCGCAAGAGCATTCCCATCGATGTGCGGGTGCTGGCGGCGACCAACGTGCAACTGGAGAAAGCCATCAACGCCGGGCATTTCCGCGAGGATCTGTATTACCGGCTGAACGTGGTCAATCTGGAACTGAGCCCGTTGCGCGAACGGCCCGGCGACATCCTGCCGCTGACCCGGCATTTCATCGAGGCCTACAGTCAGCGCCTGGGTTACGGACGCATCACCATCAGCCCCGGCGCCGAGCACAAGCTGCGCGGCTACAGCTGGCCGGGCAACATCCGCGAACTGGAAAACGTCATCCATCACACGCTGCTGATCTGCCGAAACGGCGTGATCGAGCGCGACGACCTGCGCCTGTCGAACCTGCGCATCGACCGTCCGGACGATCAGCACGGCAGCGTCGACGATTCACCGGAAGCACTGCTCGAACGCGCCTTCCAGAAACTCTTCGAACAACAGGCCGGCGCGCTGCATGAAAAGGTCGAGGACGCGTTGCTGCGTTCGGCCTATCGCTTCTGCCACTACAACCAGGTGCACACTGCCGCGCTGCTCGGCCTCAGCCGCAATGTGACCCGCACGCGGCTGATCAAGATCGGCGAACTGGCGGTGAACAAGCGACGGCCCACGGAAAACCTGCAAGGCGAGCGCCTGATCCAGTTGTCGATCTAG
- a CDS encoding antibiotic biosynthesis monooxygenase, whose amino-acid sequence MQVTAKNRSFTQLIEFEIEPGQQPALVSALTVQTERLAQRYAGFVSASVQASDDGRRVLGFLQWQSREAGEAAFQSFETGEQDFWQLIRTHQARTVTFGSFQVLSSIARSHDDGLHCQLVG is encoded by the coding sequence ATGCAAGTCACAGCGAAAAACCGCAGTTTCACCCAATTGATCGAATTTGAAATCGAACCCGGCCAGCAACCGGCGCTGGTCTCGGCGCTGACTGTGCAGACCGAGCGTCTGGCCCAGCGTTACGCCGGTTTCGTCAGCGCCAGCGTTCAGGCCAGCGATGATGGCCGGCGGGTGTTGGGTTTCCTGCAATGGCAATCCCGCGAGGCGGGGGAGGCGGCGTTCCAGAGTTTCGAAACCGGTGAGCAGGATTTCTGGCAGTTGATCCGCACCCATCAGGCGCGAACCGTGACCTTCGGTTCATTCCAGGTGCTGAGCAGCATCGCCCGCAGTCACGACGATGGTTTGCACTGCCAACTGGTGGGCTAG
- the soxR gene encoding redox-sensitive transcriptional activator SoxR: MVTAENLHRQLTVGEVAARSGVAVTALHFYESKGLIKSQRNAGNQRRYPREVLRRVALIKVAQRLGIPLAEIGEALKQLPDNRAPTAADWKVLSEQWRRELDERINQLMLLRDRLTGCIGCGCLSMEACPLRNQGDVLGEQGPGAHFLDVPD; encoded by the coding sequence ATGGTCACAGCGGAAAATTTGCACAGGCAACTCACCGTCGGCGAAGTCGCGGCCCGCAGTGGTGTCGCCGTCACCGCCCTGCATTTCTATGAATCCAAAGGTTTGATCAAAAGCCAGCGCAATGCCGGCAACCAGCGGCGTTATCCACGGGAAGTGTTGCGGCGAGTGGCGTTGATCAAGGTGGCGCAACGGCTGGGCATACCCTTGGCAGAAATCGGCGAGGCGTTGAAACAGCTGCCGGACAACCGCGCGCCGACAGCAGCTGACTGGAAAGTGTTGTCGGAACAGTGGCGGCGGGAGCTGGATGAACGCATCAATCAGTTGATGCTGCTGCGGGATCGGCTGACTGGTTGCATCGGCTGCGGCTGTCTGTCGATGGAAGCCTGTCCGCTGCGCAATCAGGGCGATGTGCTGGGCGAACAAGGGCCGGGAGCACACTTTCTCGATGTCCCGGATTGA
- a CDS encoding MetQ/NlpA family ABC transporter substrate-binding protein produces MKKTLAVLAAVLSFGAHANEKLIVGATPVPHAEILEFVKPTLAKEGVDLDIKVFTDFIQPNQQLALKNLDANYYQYRPFLDDFNKTRHTDLVPVVGVHIEPFGAYSTKIKNISELKDGASVSIPNDPVNTGRALVLLHEAGLIKLKDPSNTLATQRDIVENPKHLKIRELEGALLARSVSQVDLAFVFANYALEAGIDTNSALIVEKGKSLYIEFLVARPDNINDPGLQKLAKALNSDEVRQFILTRYKGQIAPGF; encoded by the coding sequence ATGAAAAAGACCCTGGCCGTTCTGGCTGCCGTGCTGTCGTTCGGCGCTCACGCCAACGAAAAACTGATCGTCGGTGCCACCCCGGTGCCGCACGCGGAAATCCTCGAATTCGTCAAGCCGACCCTGGCCAAGGAAGGCGTGGACCTGGACATCAAGGTCTTCACCGACTTCATCCAGCCCAACCAGCAACTGGCGCTGAAAAACCTCGACGCCAACTACTACCAGTACCGGCCGTTTCTCGATGACTTCAACAAGACCCGCCACACCGATCTGGTGCCGGTGGTCGGCGTGCACATCGAGCCGTTTGGTGCTTACTCGACCAAGATCAAAAACATCTCCGAGCTGAAGGACGGCGCCAGTGTGTCGATCCCCAACGACCCGGTGAACACCGGTCGCGCGTTGGTGCTGTTGCATGAGGCGGGGCTGATCAAACTCAAGGATCCGAGCAACACCCTGGCCACCCAGCGCGACATCGTCGAAAACCCCAAGCATCTGAAAATTCGTGAACTGGAAGGCGCGTTGCTGGCCCGTTCCGTCAGCCAGGTGGATCTGGCATTCGTATTCGCCAACTACGCGCTGGAAGCCGGGATCGACACCAACAGCGCGCTGATCGTCGAGAAGGGCAAGAGCCTGTACATCGAGTTTCTGGTCGCACGTCCCGACAACATCAACGATCCGGGACTGCAGAAACTGGCCAAGGCGTTGAACTCCGATGAAGTGCGCCAGTTCATCCTGACCCGCTACAAAGGGCAGATTGCACCGGGCTTCTGA